One genomic window of Quadrisphaera setariae includes the following:
- a CDS encoding DUF2273 domain-containing protein, whose protein sequence is MTNAVPASWAAALAGLLLAIAGIAGGFGGLVAALVLGVVGWLIGAQVEGRIDVLSALGRRGRG, encoded by the coding sequence ATGACGAACGCAGTCCCCGCCTCCTGGGCCGCAGCCCTCGCCGGCCTGCTCCTGGCCATCGCGGGCATCGCCGGAGGCTTCGGCGGCCTGGTCGCCGCCCTCGTCCTCGGCGTCGTCGGCTGGCTCATCGGCGCCCAGGTGGAGGGCCGCATCGACGTGCTGTCCGCCCTCGGCCGCCGCGGCCGCGGCTGA